The following nucleotide sequence is from Centropristis striata isolate RG_2023a ecotype Rhode Island chromosome 7, C.striata_1.0, whole genome shotgun sequence.
GGTCCAactgatgaaataaaaacacactgacatGTTGGTAGACATTGCTCCCTGTCACATGTTCCTGCTGGctggaaaacaaaaatgttgttcAACTTGTTTAGTTTCAGTCGACCTATCAAAATGTTCGCGCCTCACCAGAGGATTTTGACATTGTTGATCAGAGGCTGAAAACATGCTACTTTCTAATATTTACACCTCCCTTATACCTCTCCTCTCACTGCTTTGatcatatttatacattttatacatttcaaGATAtcaactgaatatctttgtgttttttgtcatttattatattttgcatttgttCATCTTATAAAGAATGTATTCCAGCAAATGCACGATTAAATTAACTCAAACCATATATAAAAATACGGTGAAGAATTTGAATGAATGAGAGTGAAAAATGTGCCAGAAAGCAAAACATTAATCAAATACAGTCAGGTTGAGAGAATTCATACAGAAGCTAAACCTGAATGTGACACATTAAATGTACAAATAACAATATTGGagaaaaagtaattttagtGAGTTTGCTGGGACATATAATAAGTGACAAATGCATTTGGCCACTTTATCTTGTGATGAAAAGGAGAATATGAGTTCATAACAACTTTGATTCTTCGTGCAAGTTACAGGAGTGCTTTAGAGCTGGTCCAACTgatgaaataaacacacactgacatgttGGTAGACATTGCTCCCTGTCACATGTTCCTGCTGGctggaaaacaaaaatgttgttcAACTTGTTTAGTTTTAGTCGACCTATCAAAATGTTCACGCCTCACCGGAGGATTTTGACATTGTTGATCAGAGCTGAGACGCCATTTTAAGGAGTGAGATCGCTGCTGAAACACACGTTGGAGTTTATCAACTGATGAAGTGAAGAGACATGTTGGTGAGTCCTGCTGACTGAAatataactctttttttttttttacatttgatattattttttatttcttttgacttCATGTAATGATAATCATTTATCCAATGTATGACGGGATGGACTCAagtcctttttttctccttgaaCAGGAGATAAAGGGTAAAAATATGATAGATGAATgagtaaacaaatgaaaatgtgtGAAGAATAACTTAGCAAACTGCGCAGCATGAGAAAGGTCAAATGAGTTAGATTAAAAACTCAACATGTACCTGAAGTTTAACTGAGTGACAAACATTGAATTATCTGGATGAAATAAACAGTcatgctgacatgttggcagaAAATGTTTCCTGTTGAGTGAAAATATAATGTTGTTCATCTCTTTATAGTGTCAGTCAGCCTGTTGAAATGGGATACTACAATCTTCTGCTTCTTTGAGGCATTTTGAGGACGTTTCTATTCCTCTAAAGTGAAGCTGAACTTGAAgagtcacattttctttttgacacatttgttttgttctggCTGGAAAGgaaactgttttcttttttaatcaagAGGAAAATATTTGACTGAGTGACATTCTGGCAACAAAATCACACAACAACATTTCTTGATGTTAAGTCAATCTGTGGGAGGAGTAACAGAAACTAGTTGAGTAGATTTTGACACTTTTGATCAGAGCTGAGACGTCACTTTAAGGAGTGACAACTCTACTGTAAGACGTTTGGAGTTTATCAACTGAAGAAGTGAAGAGACTACACGTTGGTGAGTCCTGCTGAATAAAATATAACTTCAGTTAAAAATGGCTGACAAAATTGCTCTTGTTGAAAGTTTCCTGAGCTGCCATGTGTGTTCAGAGACTTTCAGAGATCCTGTGTCTCTGAGCTGCAACCACAGCTTCTGTTCAAGCTGCCTGCAGAAGCTCTGGGAAcgaagtaagaaaaaaaactgtcccatttgtaaaagaaaatcatCAAAGGATGATCCAGGAGTGAACTTTTCACTGAAGGATCTGACTGACTCCTTTGCTGGGAGACAGAAATCTGTATCATctaagacagaaaaagaagagaagaacaacAAGCAGTCAGTGACCTGAAGGACCAGCTGAAATCTGACTTACAGTCTCTGCAGGACAAGAGGGACAAATACAaacaagtggagaaaacatACAATGAAGTGACTCAACACTCCAAGAAGCAGCTGTtgtccacagagagacagatcagAGCAGAGTTCAACAAGCTCCACCAGTTcctgaaagaggaagaggagtccaGACTGGCAgctctgagggaggaagaggagcagaaggggAAGACTATcagcagagagatgaagaggattCAGGAGCAGATCTCCTCTCTGTCAGACAGTATCTCTGCTGTTGAAGAAGAGTTGCAGAAACACAACGTGCCATTCCTCAGCAGTTATAAAGCCACTCAGACCAGAGCCAGAGTCCAGTGCTCACTGTCAGATCCACAGCTGCTCTCAGGAGCGCTGATAGAtgtggccaaacacctgggcaacctgtcCTTCAGAGTCTGGGAGAAGATGAAGGAGAAGGTCCACTTCAGTCCTGTcattctggacccaaacactgcaaACCCCCGTCTCTGTTTGTCTGATGATCTGACCAGTGTGAGACGTGGAGACACAAAGCAGCAGCTTCCTGACAATCCAGAGAGAAACACCAAGTATGTCAatgttctgggctctgagggcttcAGCTCAGGGAAACACAgctgggaggtggaggtggcAGATTATCCTCGCtggaatatataatatatattctctgTAATGTTCAGGAATGTTAATGTTTGTTCAGACTTTATTCTGATTTCATCATCTATCTAGATCTCAGTggaatcatttaaagtaaaaagttgtaaatataaatataaactcaATACTCGAGCTGCATTACAGGTGATAAACGTTCATACAGGTTTAAATCAGTTCTAATGTTTGGATGTTAAGaaacagatttagtgttttagtgACAAAAGGTATGAATATTAATTATcaacatttacttttaaatcaaatattttagtaTCTTTCATCTttagagacagaggggaggacatgcggcaaagagacctcaggccggattcgaaccagGGTCCGCTGCAGGAAGGCCttagccttaatggtacgcgctctaccagtgtgagccaccggattttttaaaattaactttTCAGTTTATTCAGTTATTTCAGTTTTGGATCTGTTGTTTGATCAAATgttgcaatgttttattttcattcagtctTTAATACTTACACTGCTTCTTCATACTGTAGATGATATTTTTTGTAGTGTACACATGGTGAATAACATGAATGATAAATGTCAAGTTTGTGATGAATATtcaaaataatcaaatgtgCATCAGATGGATGTTGCTTCACATGATGTGTAATTAAATCAGCAGCAGTTTAATTTACaggtttgtgtttatgtatttccaGTTTCTTTATATAGACAAGTCAAATAGCCATGtcgctgtaaaaaaatatacaaataattacaaatatgCATTAACTTCAACATTTATGGACGGCTGGAAATTATTCAgtgatattttcttttgtaaaattaAATCACAAATCAATAAATTGTACATAAAGAATCCAGAAACTTCCTCATACCGCCGTGATGAAggtaaatgtcagaaaacatgagaaataaagcatgGCATGTTTAAAAAGAGTTGTGcaacttgtttatttttaatggagtttaaaatatttaaaagttggTTAAACTGTTCCCTCCTAAAACTTCACCACATTATAAACTCTAAAACAGCAGTTCAAAGGttaaaaactaataatttaCAACAGTCTCctgaacataaatatatatttttcacttttagacgtcagaaaaacaaacagacgaGCAGAATCATTGCAGCTGTTGATAAGTTTTGCGATTTGAAGTTGTAACAGTGTGTTGATACTAAAGTCTGTTCTAAACAGCCTCATTGAAGAGAGGGAGTACTGAGGGTTGTTACACAGAGATGTAGTGAGGCTGTCGACAATCATTTGCTCTGAAGGAGAACTAAGATTTCCACAAAAGATTAGTTAGAGTCAGTCAGCAGGACTGTATAATGCTGACTCAGTGTGTGAAGGCTGCACAGATGGAGAAGCATTTCCAACAAGACAGCACTGTTTAAGAAATGCTTCCACTGCtacattttagtaattttgtctcctaTTTAATGCAGTTTTCAGAGACAACATGCTCACATGTACGTCATGTACTGCATGGACACATTTTATTTCCCGTAAACGCCATAAGATGGAGACAAAGTGCACATTTTGTTTACAGCCTGCTCATTTTGAACActgaacattttgtttctgtcactTATTTACATGCATATTATCGTTTGCTGCGTAGGTCGATCGATTGAAACACCTTTTAATAGTTTCTGATAGTTTCTCTTTCAATACGAACCCTTCCCAAGTgaccaaacagagacagagagtatCAGGACTGTTTCTTAATGGTTATGTGGAAGGGAAGGCAGCAGCTCACCTCCATTAGGACCCAGGCAAGGGGGCGGAGTCTATAAAAAGGGGCGGGAAGCTTACCTGGGCCTTTCTTGCTGCACTGAAACACACCTGAGAGCAACTGAGGACAGTCTTTGACTGGAGTGTGATTTGGTAGgccctttctttaaaaaaaaatatgtccaaAAGCATGATTTTAGTTGATATTGCGTCTTTATTGACAAAGTGCACTTTGTTCACAGCCTGCTCATTctgaacactgaacatttttttcGTGTCACTAtttttacatgcatattttgttttgctgcacAGGTCGATTGATAGAAGTACTTTTTGacagtttgtggttgtttttccttTACTAAATATCCTTCACTGAAATCCCATTCTGTTAATCAGACATGCTGTATGTCAGGTATGTAAGAAAGTCATGTTGTTGCTTCATCAGTCACCAATTTAGTCAAATCATCTAAAATATTGCTCTACTGCAGAAATTATTAACTTGAAATTTGGCAACAATGTGCATTcatgaaatttaattttattaaatgtaatttcatCAAATGAATTGCATATCTTTCCTTTGAATGTTCCTGgtaatgtacataaaagtttaaaaaaaaaatttaatgaaaagaaaccaaatccctgaaatgagaaaaatatagataaaataataaaaaagttttaaactcTGGATTCCCAACCAGTCAGTTCACTTCTatatttgcatataatttgcattTGGCAATGTAATGTGAGAATTACCCTGGACAAAGTGAACTTTTTTGTATAAGTATCGAATAATTTTCCAACTTTGGGAGTTTTCTTATGTCATGTCTTTTGAAAAAGGAAGTGCAAACACGATTTTCCGATCATGTATTTAATCAATAATTTATCACATAAAAGAACTAACAGCAATGCATGGGTTTTGTTGAACTAAGATTCAGGAAATCTAATAGAAGGATATTATTCAGACTAACTTCCATCTTTATTTTAGTTCTCAGAGGctgacatttattttggtctgcTGTACTGTCATCATCTCAACTCAGTCATACGGAGTACAGATTATAATTCAatttcaacatgttttattctttcttGTGAAAATACATCACAGAAGTACAGGCAGGGCATCATAAGTATCTGTTTTAGTGCAGtttctctttcctccctccaaacactttacaacacaaacatttcactGTTAAAACACAAACCAGTGACATCATCGTGACCGACACCAGCAACAGAGCGATCACATCAATGGAGTGGTACTGAATCCAGGACATCTTGTAGGAGTTGGTCTTTAAGTGGGCAGCTCCCCCGTGTCTCATGACAAACTCGATCCAGAACGTGGCTCGGTCCAGAGGCTTCATGGGCTGGTCTCTGTGCAGCCTGGAGAGCTGCTGCATCTTCTCCCCGTAGGACGGCTCATAAAGCACCGCCTTCAGCGCCTCCAGGAAGTTGTCTTTGTTCAGTGTGCCAAGGTCCAGCACTCTAGCAACGCCCCTCACTGTCATTCTGAACAGATTATCGTCCTGGTCAAACATCAGAGGAAGGCCGACGATGGGAACTCCATGGTAGATGGCCTCTTGAAGTCCGTTGGTGCCTCCGTGGGCCACAAACACTCTGGTCTTTGGGTGTCCTAAGAGGTCATTTTGGGGCAGCCAGTCCAGCAGCAAGGTGTTGTTGCCCAGGTTGGACGGTCTCTTCCCAGTATGCCTCCAGATGACCTTCTGAGGTAACTGGGCGAAAGCAGCAGCCACGTGTTCTGCTACCTCCTCAGGAAGACTCCCCACCAAGGTCCCCAAGCTCATAATTATGACTCCATGCTCCGCAGAGCTCTGCACAAAGTCCTCCAGATGTTGAGGAAGCTGCTTGGAGGGTTTGCACTGAAACCCACCCATGTAGACGACGTTGGGCATGGTGGGACGAGGGAACTCAAAGGTGAAGTCGGTTCTCATCAACCAAATATCTGCCGCCTGAGCCAGCTCTTCGTAGTGGATGTCAGGACCAAAGTGACGCTGGACAAATGGTGTGTAGAGAGCCTCTTGTAATGTCACACGGTTATCAAGTGTCATTAAggcaaaaaacatatttttcacccTTTGCCAAAAAGTCATCTTGTCAGTCAGTGCACTGCCTGGTATGGGAACATATGAGGGAGGCGAGGGGGCAACCATGCGGTGTCCATCTGACCAGATCGTCCATCGTACATTGAAGACCAGCGGGAGCCCCAACCGATGAGCCAGGAGAACCCCTCCGCCCAAGAAGGGATCGGTCAGAACAACATCGTACTTTGCCTCTTGGAAGAACTGCATCAGTTTTGCATCCTCAAACATCTTTGTCATTCCATCGACCAAAACTTTGTGACCTTGATACATCATCTCCATAATCTCCGCTCCAGCTTTGACAAACGCTGAAGTGTGGAAGTCTCTTCGGAGCTTCAGCATTTTTGAGGTGAAATCTTTCATGTTGCTCTCGTCAAATCCAGTGGAATGGTCGAGGGTGATCGACTGATATAAATGGGACTCTGCTTTGATGTACCAGCTGGTTTTGGGTCGGATCACTGTGACGTTGTGACCTCTGGAGTGGAGCTCCTGGATGAGGACCTTCATGTTGACCCAGTGGCTTCCATCCACTGGGAAAACAAGCACTTTCCCTCCATCAGCACTGGGAAGAGAGCAGAGCAGTGCAGCCAGTGTCACCAGTCTGAACTGGGTCATCTCTGAGGTGAAGCTggaatcataaaaacaaagagGAGTTACAATAATAACGAGGAGACTTTAACTGAACTACTGTGATCCGAAAGGTTTTAATGTTTACTCTAGATtgtccaaaaatgttttctttgcaaCAGAGTTTATAATAGAAGTCTGGCTGTTTAACTTGCTAAACATAAATCATCCGGAGTGTTAGTGACCCAGAGTTGCCAGTGGCATCACCTAATGTGGCATCGGCAAATCTGGCATCGTCTTTCGCAGGAGTCTCTGTTCAAATTTAGTAGACAACCTTCAGAGGTTATTCCtttatgaaattaattttacgttttttttcttcaattaaacAACATCAGGAATTCATCGCCTTATGCAGCATCATCTAACAAGGGATTGGCAAATCCGGCATCACCTAACATGGcataggcaaaaaaaaagataaaatcaaGAATATCAAACGAATAGAAGTTACAGTGCAGCATtagcaactagaaaatttcctccggggaaattttgaaagggccacgggggctactgcgggtgtgtgtacactatgatgagattcttcagagatttcaaactatgccctttaacctcaaaatgtgtgtgtgtgtgtgtgtgtgtgtgtgtgtgtgcgtgtgcgtgcgtgcgtttgaagcatatgtatgcatgtgtgaggagtgtgcgtgcttacgcatgtgtgtgtgtgtgtatctgtaactgtaatcacatcaaagatcaaaggcaatcagatcaaagcaatcaacagaattaactggcacctgttaatgtcccggaacattgacaggtggaatttctggcctcgaacagaaagcattcttggcaaaaccataatacctatcattgatccgacttcactttgagcctcctgagttcttcctgaacgtctacatatgtttttttccccagaaaaataaaaaaatagctttgttagagcgatctaaaaaaactgttacatcttcctttttcagaaatcttgcgtttttaatatgggagccaatgaggctgttggtgcgtgttggtggcgcatctgtgcgtcctacgcccaaactataactctgacagttttaccagaggattgtgagtgagaagcaAATTTTCCTATctttctatgtataaataatttctgtagagtggaatttgcggcctggagcgcagttttcaaatttattttttgacaattttttctctccctctacactctggcaatgatgtcacacactgtgacatgaacattccgtgcaatacacacccattataatctcagaatttctcccaaaaaaatcatggtcattgaacagggattgataaaaaactatatgacctattgaaatgtggattaatacaccaatacacaagacttgtgtctactgtttaaagtttaaatggagtctctaggtgaaattatgccggagaagtagacgtttaaaaatctccaatgattgttctttttcgctcattttgttttggccgtcccattcatttcaatgcaaaattttgggcagtttttcaaaaattcgtattctgcagagaaaagtaatagcacaccgatcctgatcaaaccacacgttttgatgtataatttgtcctgcaactcttcaagttgtaag
It contains:
- the LOC131974707 gene encoding UDP-glucuronosyltransferase 2A1-like, with translation MTQFRLVTLAALLCSLPSADGGKVLVFPVDGSHWVNMKVLIQELHSRGHNVTVIRPKTSWYIKAESHLYQSITLDHSTGFDESNMKDFTSKMLKLRRDFHTSAFVKAGAEIMEMMYQGHKVLVDGMTKMFEDAKLMQFFQEAKYDVVLTDPFLGGGVLLAHRLGLPLVFNVRWTIWSDGHRMVAPSPPSYVPIPGSALTDKMTFWQRVKNMFFALMTLDNRVTLQEALYTPFVQRHFGPDIHYEELAQAADIWLMRTDFTFEFPRPTMPNVVYMGGFQCKPSKQLPQHLEDFVQSSAEHGVIIMSLGTLVGSLPEEVAEHVAAAFAQLPQKVIWRHTGKRPSNLGNNTLLLDWLPQNDLLGHPKTRVFVAHGGTNGLQEAIYHGVPIVGLPLMFDQDDNLFRMTVRGVARVLDLGTLNKDNFLEALKAVLYEPSYGEKMQQLSRLHRDQPMKPLDRATFWIEFVMRHGGAAHLKTNSYKMSWIQYHSIDVIALLLVSVTMMSLVCVLTVKCLCCKVFGGRKEKLH